A genomic segment from Desulfuromonas sp. encodes:
- a CDS encoding cell division protein FtsH yields MNQFYKNLALWLVICLVMIMLFNMMGQKNQDEKPISYTAFLTAVEEGRVEKITVQGSDITGSYVDEGKFTTYSPNDPNMISELRDKGVVIEAKPDEDRSFWFTLLVSWGPILLLIAVWIFFMRQMQSGGGKAMSFGKSRAKLLSDTMARVTFSDVAGIDEAKDELEEIVSFLKDPKKFSRLGGRIPKGVLLVGPPGTGKTLLGRAIAGEAGVPFFSISGSDFVEMFVGVGASRVRDLFVQGKKNAPCIIFIDEIDAVGRHRGAGLGGGHDEREQTLNQLLVEMDGFESNEGVILIAATNRPDVLDPALLRPGRFDRQVTVPRPDVRGRTRILQVHARKTPLSEDVDLEVVAKGTPGFSGADLENLINEAALLAARADKKQVEMEDVESAKDKVMMGAERRSMVITEEEKKVTAYHEAGHALVALVTPGADPVHKVSIIPRGRAMGVTMYLPEEEKYNETKEGLYTKICTLLGGRIAEEISFDSVTTGASNDLERSTALARKMVCEWGMSDKIGPLTFGEKEGEVFLGRDIGHTKNYSEATAIEIDKEIRGIVQECYDRTTKILSENRESLVSISEALLERETLDAEELKKIVFGDDVPEELKENVGEEGETVAPADGPCLNEGHPETDD; encoded by the coding sequence GTGAACCAGTTCTATAAAAATCTCGCACTCTGGCTCGTGATCTGTCTGGTCATGATCATGTTGTTCAACATGATGGGGCAAAAAAATCAGGATGAGAAACCGATCAGTTATACCGCTTTTCTGACCGCGGTCGAAGAGGGCCGGGTCGAGAAGATTACGGTGCAGGGGTCGGATATCACCGGATCCTATGTCGACGAAGGCAAGTTTACGACCTATTCGCCGAACGATCCGAACATGATCTCCGAGCTCCGGGATAAGGGGGTCGTCATCGAGGCGAAGCCGGACGAGGATCGCAGCTTCTGGTTTACGCTCCTCGTCTCCTGGGGGCCGATTCTCCTGCTGATAGCCGTCTGGATCTTCTTCATGCGGCAGATGCAGTCGGGCGGCGGCAAGGCGATGAGCTTCGGCAAGAGCCGGGCCAAGCTGCTCTCCGATACCATGGCGCGGGTCACCTTCAGCGATGTCGCCGGGATTGACGAAGCGAAGGATGAGCTCGAGGAGATTGTTTCCTTTCTCAAGGATCCGAAGAAATTCTCCCGCCTCGGCGGCCGGATTCCGAAGGGCGTGCTCCTGGTCGGGCCTCCCGGAACCGGTAAAACCCTGCTCGGCCGCGCAATCGCCGGCGAAGCCGGTGTCCCGTTCTTCTCGATCTCCGGTTCCGATTTTGTCGAGATGTTTGTCGGTGTCGGCGCCAGTCGGGTTCGCGATCTTTTCGTCCAGGGCAAGAAGAATGCGCCCTGTATCATCTTTATCGACGAAATCGATGCGGTCGGTCGCCATCGTGGTGCCGGTCTCGGCGGCGGGCACGACGAACGGGAACAAACCCTCAACCAGCTGCTGGTCGAGATGGATGGTTTCGAGTCGAATGAAGGGGTCATCCTGATCGCCGCGACCAACCGTCCGGATGTTCTCGATCCGGCCCTGCTCCGTCCGGGCCGCTTCGACCGCCAGGTTACGGTGCCGCGTCCCGATGTAAGGGGCAGAACCCGGATTCTTCAGGTCCATGCCCGCAAGACGCCGCTTTCCGAGGACGTAGACCTTGAGGTTGTCGCCAAGGGGACCCCCGGGTTCTCCGGTGCCGATCTCGAAAATCTGATCAACGAAGCCGCTCTGCTGGCGGCCCGGGCCGACAAGAAGCAGGTCGAAATGGAAGATGTCGAATCGGCCAAGGACAAGGTGATGATGGGGGCCGAACGGCGCTCGATGGTGATTACCGAAGAAGAGAAGAAAGTGACCGCCTATCATGAAGCGGGGCATGCGCTGGTCGCTCTGGTTACGCCCGGGGCCGATCCGGTGCACAAGGTTTCAATTATTCCGCGTGGTCGGGCCATGGGGGTGACCATGTATCTGCCGGAAGAGGAAAAATACAACGAGACCAAGGAAGGGCTCTATACCAAGATCTGTACATTGCTCGGCGGCCGTATCGCCGAAGAAATCAGCTTCGATTCGGTGACCACCGGTGCTTCGAATGACCTTGAGCGATCGACGGCATTGGCCCGCAAGATGGTCTGCGAGTGGGGCATGAGCGACAAGATCGGCCCGTTGACCTTCGGTGAAAAAGAAGGTGAAGTTTTCCTCGGGCGTGATATCGGTCATACCAAGAATTACAGTGAAGCAACGGCGATCGAAATCGACAAGGAGATCCGCGGCATTGTTCAGGAATGTTACGACCGGACCACCAAGATTCTCAGTGAGAACCGGGAGTCTTTGGTCTCTATTTCCGAAGCCTTGCTCGAGCGTGAAACTCTGGACGCCGAAGAATTGAAGAAAATTGTTTTTGGCGACGACGTACCCGAGGAGCTCAAGGAAAATGTCGGTGAAGAAGGCGAGACCGTCGCTCCGGCAGATGGCCCTTGTCTGAACGAGGGTCATCCGGAAACGGATGACTGA
- the tilS gene encoding tRNA lysidine(34) synthetase TilS produces MTDMLKRLEQVLRTDDLVADDEKLLVAVSGGADSMALLHLLAELAPAYPFSLAVAHLDHQLRPESAADAGFVANVCHQLQLELFQESVDVRQLATTRKTGIEVAGRQARRSFFERLARQQKCAKIVLAHHGDDQAETILFRLLRGSGLSGLAAMRLKADRYLRPLLGFRADELREYLQQRNLSWRDDSSNDDIAFTRNRIRHQLMPQLAEYNPNLVDALNRLAGQAADEEDYWARLSRTLLDEHGESADDGCIFPIAVLESISRAERRRLLRAFLRQVHNDLSGLEAGHIDQIEALISGSRPQADLDLPGLWVGRRYGRLLCSQSRPEVEAFELSVPGPGDYALPSGDLLRVSINGQGEEDHRTVLFPASALRFPLVVRSPRPGDRFQPSGMEGTRLVKDYFIDAKVEREERLKTPVVCTGEEIIWLAGKRRCGRYFPVGNEKLLKITLLTPKQAVE; encoded by the coding sequence ATGACTGACATGTTGAAGCGACTCGAACAGGTTCTCCGCACAGATGATCTCGTTGCCGACGATGAAAAATTGCTTGTTGCGGTCAGCGGCGGGGCTGATTCCATGGCCCTTCTTCATCTGCTTGCCGAATTGGCGCCGGCTTATCCTTTTTCACTTGCCGTCGCTCATCTTGACCATCAACTGCGGCCGGAAAGCGCTGCCGATGCCGGTTTTGTTGCCAATGTTTGTCACCAGCTTCAACTCGAACTGTTCCAGGAATCTGTTGATGTCAGGCAGCTGGCGACGACCCGGAAAACCGGGATTGAGGTGGCCGGGCGTCAGGCCCGGCGGAGTTTTTTCGAGCGGCTGGCCCGGCAGCAGAAATGTGCAAAGATCGTCCTTGCGCACCATGGCGATGATCAGGCCGAGACCATACTGTTCAGGCTGCTGCGCGGGAGCGGCCTGAGCGGCCTTGCCGCCATGCGGTTGAAGGCGGACCGGTACCTCCGGCCACTCCTCGGTTTCCGGGCGGACGAATTGCGCGAGTACCTGCAGCAGCGAAACCTTTCCTGGCGCGACGATTCGAGTAATGACGACATCGCCTTCACGCGGAACCGGATCCGGCATCAGTTGATGCCGCAACTTGCGGAGTATAATCCGAACCTGGTCGATGCGCTGAATCGACTGGCCGGCCAGGCGGCCGATGAGGAGGATTACTGGGCTCGGCTGTCCCGGACGCTGCTCGACGAGCATGGTGAATCGGCCGATGATGGCTGCATCTTCCCGATCGCGGTTCTCGAATCGATCAGCCGGGCTGAGCGGCGGCGCTTGCTCCGTGCTTTCCTGCGGCAGGTTCACAATGATCTGTCCGGTCTCGAGGCCGGACATATCGACCAGATTGAAGCGCTGATCTCCGGCAGTCGTCCGCAGGCGGATCTTGATTTGCCGGGCCTCTGGGTCGGACGTCGTTACGGCCGTTTGCTGTGCAGCCAATCGCGACCCGAGGTTGAAGCTTTTGAGCTGTCTGTTCCCGGTCCGGGCGATTATGCGCTGCCATCCGGTGACCTCCTGCGGGTCAGCATTAATGGCCAGGGTGAGGAGGACCACCGAACCGTTCTCTTCCCCGCATCGGCGCTCCGTTTTCCGCTGGTCGTCCGCTCACCACGTCCCGGTGACCGTTTTCAGCCCTCGGGCATGGAGGGGACCCGGCTGGTCAAGGATTACTTTATTGACGCCAAGGTCGAACGGGAAGAACGGCTGAAAACTCCGGTTGTTTGCACCGGAGAAGAGATCATCTGGCTGGCCGGAAAGAGGCGGTGCGGCCGATATTTCCCCGTTGGCAATGAAAAACTTTTAAAAATCACACTTCTTACGCCAAAACAAGCTGTTGAATAG
- a CDS encoding peptidase M23, with the protein MTCRLPIIFSLLFVAFCGWPNAGLAEKLFKYVDDSGNVTFTDRQLSGSKTVRVDQVEKKEPDQRFFMNLRGTRSYGTLQAINQYYGPVEVELTMASRENVTVDKELPMRFVVPPRDEVPALQVRQQRKFRSFSYRYSYSVVFGDPAATHTPSLPYRIPVPVGKFFRISQAFHGDSTHNDEQNLYAVDIPMEEGTPVHAARSGVIMDVANDFFSGGVDDEAFAQQANYVRILHDDGTMAVYAHLKLETLQFPIGTRVIRGQMVALSGNTGYSTGPHLHFVIQKNAGMKLVSLPFQFSGANGQGFTPREGMVVAVN; encoded by the coding sequence ATGACGTGTCGCTTGCCAATAATCTTTTCTCTTCTTTTTGTCGCTTTTTGTGGCTGGCCGAATGCCGGCCTGGCTGAAAAGCTGTTCAAGTATGTTGATGACAGCGGCAATGTGACCTTCACCGACCGCCAACTGAGCGGCAGCAAAACGGTCCGGGTTGATCAGGTCGAGAAAAAAGAGCCCGATCAGCGCTTTTTTATGAACCTGCGCGGAACCCGATCCTACGGGACATTGCAGGCAATCAACCAGTACTACGGCCCGGTCGAAGTTGAGTTGACGATGGCATCGCGGGAGAATGTAACCGTCGATAAGGAGCTGCCGATGCGGTTCGTGGTGCCGCCGCGTGATGAGGTTCCGGCCCTGCAGGTCAGGCAGCAGCGGAAGTTCCGGAGCTTCTCCTATCGGTACTCGTACTCGGTTGTCTTTGGCGATCCGGCGGCCACGCATACACCATCCCTGCCTTACCGTATCCCGGTTCCGGTGGGCAAGTTTTTCCGGATTTCCCAGGCGTTTCACGGCGACTCGACTCATAATGATGAACAGAACCTGTATGCCGTCGATATTCCGATGGAGGAAGGAACCCCGGTTCATGCCGCCCGGAGCGGGGTCATTATGGATGTTGCCAACGATTTCTTCAGTGGCGGCGTTGATGACGAGGCGTTTGCCCAGCAGGCCAATTATGTGAGGATTTTGCATGATGACGGGACCATGGCGGTCTATGCCCATCTGAAGCTGGAAACCTTGCAATTCCCGATCGGCACCCGGGTCATCCGCGGGCAGATGGTCGCCCTTTCCGGTAATACCGGTTATTCGACCGGGCCGCATCTGCACTTTGTTATCCAGAAGAATGCCGGGATGAAACTGGTTTCCCTGCCGTTTCAGTTTTCCGGAGCAAACGGGCAGGGTTTCACGCCGCGCGAAGGGATGGTTGTTGCTGTTAATTAG
- a CDS encoding ArsR family transcriptional regulator, with product MSQVNIKRVTPQDAYKRVNSGEALLVCAYDSDEKFDKMHLSGAISYGDFQARLPDLRIEQGLIFYCA from the coding sequence ATGAGTCAGGTCAATATTAAAAGAGTGACACCGCAAGATGCGTATAAAAGGGTCAACTCGGGTGAAGCGCTGCTGGTCTGTGCCTACGATTCAGATGAAAAGTTCGACAAGATGCATCTTTCCGGGGCGATTTCATACGGTGATTTCCAGGCTCGTTTGCCCGATCTTCGGATCGAGCAAGGGTTGATCTTCTACTGCGCCTAA
- a CDS encoding XRE family transcriptional regulator — MKRPSAQEMTLMKEDLYLGLAKGELSIREATLKMRKILGMTQKEYAKKIAGVSPRILSAFETGTGNPTLATLEKIAAPFGLEVTFLPPESWRIHPPNTK; from the coding sequence ATGAAACGACCAAGTGCTCAAGAAATGACATTAATGAAAGAAGATCTTTACCTGGGGCTTGCAAAAGGAGAACTGAGCATAAGAGAAGCGACTCTTAAAATGCGAAAAATTCTGGGTATGACTCAAAAAGAGTATGCAAAAAAAATTGCCGGCGTATCACCTCGCATCCTAAGCGCTTTTGAAACTGGCACCGGAAACCCGACCCTGGCAACACTCGAAAAAATTGCAGCGCCATTCGGCCTTGAAGTGACATTCCTCCCTCCGGAGTCATGGCGGATTCATCCCCCGAACACAAAGTAA